The proteins below come from a single Sorghum bicolor cultivar BTx623 chromosome 4, Sorghum_bicolor_NCBIv3, whole genome shotgun sequence genomic window:
- the LOC8081969 gene encoding probable leucine-rich repeat receptor-like protein kinase IMK3, with protein sequence MSRHHHHHHAAAAAIAAVFFLLTAPPCAADPNDERCLSHLHQSLYDPSGGLNWTKAAISAPCDGFFSHLQGVTCNNGRVYKLALPELSLGGTIPPELSNCTNLQSLDLSANALSGAIPTELSALLNLAVLNLSANALSGAIPRELASCAYLNVIDLHGNQLSGPIPDELGLLVRLSTFDVSYNRLSGPIPVLLANRTGAGSTAAVGTARFNASSFVGNKGLYGYPLPPLRKRGLSVLAIVGIGLGSGLLSLVLSFSAVCLWLRATDRTAATPGEEGKISQLMPDY encoded by the coding sequence ATGTCccgtcaccaccaccaccaccacgccgccgccgccgccatagcTGCCGTGTTCTTTCTCCTCACGGCACCTCCTTGCGCTGCCGACCCTAACGACGAGCGTTGCCTGTCCCACCTGCACCAGTCCCTCTACGATCCCTCCGGCGGTCTCAACTGGACCAAGGCGGCGATCTCGGCGCCGTGCGATGGCTTTTTCTCGCACCTCCAAGGCGTGACCTGCAACAACGGGCGGGTGTACAAGCTAGCCCTCCCGGAGCTCTCGCTCGGGGGCACCATCCCGCCGGAGCTCTCCAACTGCACCAACCTCCAGTCGCTGGACCTCTCCGCGAACGCGCTGTCCGGCGCCATCCCGACGGAGCTCTCCGCGCTGCTGAACCTCGCCGTGCTCAACCTCTCCGCGAACGCGCTCTCCGGCGCCATCCCGCGGGAGCTCGCCAGCTGCGCCTACCTCAACGTCATAGATCTCCATGGCAACCAGCTGTCCGGCCCCATCCCCGACGAGCTCGGCCTCCTCGTCAGGCTCTCGACCTTCGACGTCTCCTACAACCGCCTCTCGGGCCCCATCCCCGTGCTCCTCGCCAACCGCACCGGCGCTGGCAGCACGGCAGCCGTCGGGACGGCGAGGTTCAATGCCAGCTCCTTCGTAGGGAACAAGGGCTTGTACGGGTACCCGCTGCCGCCTTTGCGGAAGCGGGGACTCTCCGTGCTCGCCATCGTTGGCATCGGCCTTGGCAGCGGGCTGCTCAGCCTTGTGCTCAGCTTCTCCGCCGTGTGTCTGTGGCTTCGCGCCACGGACCGGACTGCAGCCACCCCAGGCGAGGAGGGCAAGATCTCCCAGCTCATGCCGGACTACTGA